GCTCATCCAGCCGTATCCGGCCTCGCGAAGAGGGTCCGACCAGCCGTGCCCCAGAGGCACGTCGATATTGACCATGCGGTCGGCCGCATCATGCATGGCATAGATACGGCGTGCGCGCTCGCACGTCAGCCGCACGCCCGCGATGGGGAAAATCTTGTCTTCTGCGCCACTGCCCGACAAGAACGGCCGGGGCGCGTTCAAGCCGATGATTTCGAATTCCTCCATGTGATTGAGGATGCCCGGCAGATGGTTGCAGATGCAGTGGTTGCCCCCGTCGCGAATCCAGTCCTCGTATGAACACACGAAACAGAAGGACGCCGCCGCGGAGAAGCGCTCCTCGAGCGGCATGGTATAGAACGTGTTTTCGCCGCCGCCTGAGTTTCCGGTGAGGCCCAGGCGCTTGGGATCCACGTCCGGCCGCGTCAGCAGGTAGTCCACCGCCCGCATGGTATCCCATACGATCATCCCTTCGTTGGTTTGTCCCACAAGCAGGGACCCGTACCCCATCAGATGATCGAAACCGGGCGCTTTGCGTTCGCCCTGCCCGATCGGGTCGTATCCAAGCACGATGCACCCCAGGCGCAACAGCCCGAGCTGGGCGCGCATATACAGCGCGTAGTTCTTGCCGTCGTCCATGGCGTGTCCCGGGACCACCACGATGGCCGGCGCGGGCAATTCGACGCCCTTGGGAACGTACACGTTCGCCGTCACCAGGAAGTTGGGCCGGCTCTCGAACACCACGTTCTCGATGAAATACTCCGGACGCTCCGCCCGCCCCGTTACCCGCGCGTTCAGGGGCGTTTTTTCCGGCATCGGGTCGAGCCCCAGCGCCCTGGCCAGTTCGTGCTTGACGCCGGACGCACGCGCATCCCACTCCGCCTTGTCCTTCGGGTCGGTGCGCTGCCGCGCCTTGGCGCAGCACGCGTCGATGACGAAGCGCAGGGCGTCGGCCTGTTCCGGGATTTCTCCGCCAAACACATGCCACAGGCGGTCCGCCTCGCCGGGAGCCCCAGCCGGTTCGTTTGCTGGCGCCGCGGCCTCCGCGCCCCATGCGCAGACCGACAGGCACACCGTTGACAAAAGCACACACGCCAGTCTCAGAGATATGAATGCAGACATCCCCAATGGCTTCCCTTCCACGTGCCCCCCGGGCTTATCGACGCTAATAGTAGCCTTTTCCCGCATCGGAGTGAAAGAGTGAGGGCCTGGAAAGGGATTAACCCCGGTGAGCAAAGCCAGGAGCGAGACGGGTCTGTCCCGAATCTCCGGCCACTCACCATCCTCCACATGTCTCATTCGCAGCATAAGCCCCATTGCCTCCACTTGAAAACACCCCGCGAAAATCGGGATAATCCTGGTATTACCGCCTTGAAGCGCCCTCCGGCGCATTTCTATAGACCCGAACACACGACGCTAAGGATAGTCTTTGTTATGAGCGACCATGCATTCGAGCCGGTGCCGTCCCCGTTCAACTTCTCGGAGGCCGAAAAGGATATCATCCGGTTCTGGAAAGAAAACCGCATCTACCACAAGAGCCTCGAGGCGCGTAAAGGGGCTCCCGAATTCGTGTTCTATGAAGGTCCTCCCACGGCCAACGGCATGCCGCATCCCGGCCACTGTCTCACGCGCACCATCAAGGATATTTTCCCGCGTTACAAGACCATGACGGGCTATTTCTGCGAGCGCAAGGCGGGCTGGGATACCCATGGTCTCCCCGTTGAAATCGAGGTGTGCAAGGAACTCGGTATCATCGACGGCGGCAAGGCAGCCATCGAGGAGTACGGCGTCGAGAAATTCAACCGCACGTGCATTGAATCGGTGTTCCGTTATCAGCGCGAATGGGAGGAACTCACCGACCGCATCGGGTTCTGGGTCGATCTCGAGCAGGCTTACATCACCTACCACCAGAGCTACGTCGAAAGCGTCTGGTGGGCCTTGAAACAGTTGTTTGACAAGGGTCTGCTTTACCAGGGGCACAAGGTGGTGTGGTGGTGGGCTCAGGGCGGCACCGCCCTCTCGGCCGGCGAAGTCGGCGAAGGCTATCGCGACACCGACGACCCCGCCATCACGGTCCGCCTGCGTCTGCCCAAAGCCAGCCGCAAGGCGCTGGGCATCGACAATCCGAATGCCAGCCTGCTCATCTGGACCACTACCCCATGGACCCTGTCGAGCAACTGCGCGGCAGCCGTGGGTCCCGACATTGAATATGCCGCCGTGAGTCATACCGCCGGGTCCGGCGAGGAAATCCTCATCCTCGCGCTGCCCTTGGTGGAACGGTATTTCGGTGAGCATGCCAATGTGGTCAAGATCTTCAAGGGACTCAACCTGCTGGGCCTGAAATACCAGCCCCTCTTCGATTACGGCATTCCGGCCACGGTTGACGGAAGCAAGGAAGCGGACAAGTATTGGGAGGTCATCCCCGGCGATTTCGTTGACCTCGAGACCGGTACCGGCATCGTCCACATTGCCCCGGCGTTTGGCGAAGATGACTACCGTGTCTGTCAGGAGCTGGGCATCGGGTTCCTGTGTTACGTTAGACCCGACGGCACGTTCGATGAACGCGTCACCGACGTCGATCCCTACGACCAGACCCCGTTTGCGGGACAGTTCTGCAAGGATGCCGACAAGGGCCTCACCCGGTTCCTCAAGGAGAACGGCGCGATCCTCAAACACGAGCAGTACCGTCACGCATACCCATTCTGCCCGAGGGCCGATGACGACCCTCTGATCCAGTACGCCCGCCGGAGCTGGTTCATTCGTACGTCGCAGTTCCGGGACGAGTTTCTGGCGAACAACAAGCGCATCTACTGGCAGCCGGAACACATCCGCGACGGCCGTTTCGGCAACTTTCTCGAGAATAACGTCGACTGGGCCATCTCGCGCGAACGCTACTGGGGCACGCCGCTGCCCGTCTGGGTCTGCGAGAAAACCGGCTATATGGAAGCCGTCGGCTCGTACGCGGAGCTGATGTCCAAGCCCGGCGTCCAGGGCGTCGACGTATGGGAAAAGGCCAAGGCCGCGAACCAGGGCCTGGTCGACCACCTCAAGATCCATAAGCCTTACATCGATGCGGTGACCTACCAGAGCCCGAAGGACCCCTCCGCGCGCATGCGCCGCGTGCCCGAGGTCATCGACGTGTGGTTCGACGCGGGCTGCATGCCCTTTGCCCAATGGGGGTATCCGCATGTCCCCGGCAGCGACAAGCAGTTCACCGAGCGGTTTCCGGCGGATTTCATCAGCGAAGCCATCGACCAGACCCGTGGATGGTTCAACGCTCTTCTGGTAATCAGCACCATCGTTCACGGGAAAGAGAAAGCGAACTATCCTCATCCGTTCAAGAGCTGCATCTGCCTGGGCCACATCATGGGCGAAGACGGTCTGAAGCTGTCGAAACGGCTCAAGAACTACCAGGAACCCAATCTGTTGTTTGAGAAATACAGCGCGGACGCTCTCCGGTGGAGCTTCTTTGCCAAGAACCCTCCCACCAGCACGGGCCGTCTTTCCGAGCGCAACGTTGAAGAGGCCCAGCGCGAACTGCTCATCCGCTGGTATAACGTTTACAGCTTCTTCGTCATCTACGCCAACCTCGATGGTTTCGATCCGTCAAACGCGCCGGCGGCGTTTCTCGAAGTCATGGACCTTGATCCCTCTGATGCGTCCGGAAACGGCGGAGATGCCCCGTATCTGCCTCGCGACGAGCGCGCCGAACTCGACCAATGGATCCTTCACGAACTCGATCGCACAACTCTCGACATACGCGAAGCCATGGAATCGTACGGCTGCAACCCGGCCGCGCGCAGCATCCAGGCGTTCGTGGAAAGCCTTTCGAACTGGTATGTGCGTCGCAGCCGCGACCGTTTCTGGGCCAGCGGGTGGAGCGCCGACAAGGCTAACGCGTACTGGACCCTGTACGAGTGCCTGTTGAAGCTCGCGCAGTTGGCCGCGCCGTTCGTGCCGTTCTTCTCGGAAGTCACGTGGCGCAACCTGCGGAGGCCATTGCCCGGCGCTCCCGAAAGCGTGCATTTGACGTCGTATCCCCAGGCCCTTCGAGCCGCGATAGACCTGGAGCTTCTTGAGCAGATGGCCGCCACGCGGGAAGCCGTCACTCTGGGGCTCAGCGCCCGCCGCACGGCCAACATCAAGGTCCGGCAGCCGCTTGGATTGTGCGAGCTCGTCCTCAGCAGCGGCGAACTGCGGTCGGGCCTCGAAAAGCACATTGAACTCATCAAGAGCGAGTTGAACGTCAAGGAAATCGCCTTCACCGAGGATCCCGACGCGTATGTCTCGTTCGAACTCAAACCCAATTTCAAGATCCTCGGTCCCCGGCTCGGGAAAAAAGTGAAATCCGTCGGGAAGGCCCTTGCCGAGGGAGATACCGCTGCCATGTGCGCGCAGCTGCAGGGTGGCACGTTAACCCTCGACCTGGACGGCGAGCCCGTGGAATTGACCAGCGAGGACGTGGAGGTCCGCCTCACACCCAAGGAGGGGTTCGCGGCGGCGCAGGGCCGCCAAATGGTCGCGGTCATCTCGACCGAGATCACCGAAGCCCTGCGCCAGGAGGGCTGGGTCCGCGAATTCATCCGCTGCGTGCAGGACATTCGCAAGGACTTGGGACTGGCGTATGACGCCCACATCTCCGTGGCCGTCAAGACCGAAAGCCGTGACCTGGCCGGCGTTCTGTCCGCGTTTGAAGACAAGATCGCGGGTGAAGTTCTCGCCGACACATTCATCGTCAACGCCGATTCGGCAGTGGATGGCAAACAGATCGAGATCGACGATTTGCCCGCCACTGTATCGGTCATCGGGCAATAGGTTCACTCAGAGGCCGATTGACAGGCCGCCAGTGCTACGTATCGCCTCGATGGAGCGCCGTAGTCGGGGCCGGTTCCGCCGGATCGAGCCGGCAGCACCATGCAGCCAGCACTTTCAGCCCGGACCACGCCGCTCATAACCTGTATGCCCCATTCCGCCGGGTTGATGTTGCCGCCGGGTGTGCCTACACTACCTGTCCATGGGTGTGTCTGGAGCCGCAAGCGTGGGGAAGGGGGCGCTCTTAATGAAACCAATTGCGCGCATGATGGCCGTTCTATTGACAGTGGCGGCGCTGGCGGCGCAGGCGCCTGCCCGTGAGCCCGAGTACGGCTTCGTGGTGCTCGAGAATGTCATGGCCCCCATGCGCGACGGCGTGCGCCTCGCGACGGACATCTATCTGCCCGCCAAGGACGGTCAACCGGTCGAGGGGAAGTGGCCGGCCATTCTCACGCGGACGCCCTACAACAAGAACGGAAACAAAGACTCGGGACAGTATTTTGCCGAACGCGGCTATGCGTTCGTGGCGCAGGATACGCGCGGCCGGTACGCGTCCGAGGGCGTCTGGCACATGCTCACCGATGACGGGCCTGACGGATGCGATACGGCCGCCTGGCTCGAAGCTCAGGCTTGGTCGGATGGCCAGCTCGGGATGCTCGGCACCTCGTACGTTGGAGGCACGCAGCACGCCATGGCCATGGCCAATCCACCCCAGCTTAAGACAGTTATCCCGGTGGACGCGATGTCGAATCTCGGCTATGCCAGCATGCGCAATGGCGGGGCATTCGAGTTGCGGTTCTGGAACTGGATTCATCTCAACGCGGCCCGGGGGAGCCGGCAGTCGCGCGACCCCGCCACGCGGGAGCTTCTTCAGCAATTGGCCGACAACCGCGTCGAGTATCTGTACAACATGCCGCTCCGCAGAGGAATGACGCCCCTGCGCATGGCGGAGGAATACGAGGACTGGCTGGTAGGCGCGCTTGAACACGGGGGCAACGTCGATTACTGGCGGCAGAACAACATCCGCGACTATCCCGAAACGTACAAAGACATCCCCGTGTACCTCGTGGGGGGGTGGTACGATTCGTGGGGAGGCAACACCACGGCGAATTACCGGGCCTTGAGCACTCATATCAAGGGCCCCGTCTACCTCATCATGGGGTCATGGATCCATGGAGCGCAGGGGAAATCCACCCACGGCCAGGTGAATTTCGGGCCTGACGCCGCCATCGCGGACCCGCTCGAGTGGCGTCTCGAGTGGTACGACCACTGGCT
The sequence above is drawn from the Candidatus Hydrogenedentota bacterium genome and encodes:
- a CDS encoding acetylxylan esterase, whose protein sequence is MSAFISLRLACVLLSTVCLSVCAWGAEAAAPANEPAGAPGEADRLWHVFGGEIPEQADALRFVIDACCAKARQRTDPKDKAEWDARASGVKHELARALGLDPMPEKTPLNARVTGRAERPEYFIENVVFESRPNFLVTANVYVPKGVELPAPAIVVVPGHAMDDGKNYALYMRAQLGLLRLGCIVLGYDPIGQGERKAPGFDHLMGYGSLLVGQTNEGMIVWDTMRAVDYLLTRPDVDPKRLGLTGNSGGGENTFYTMPLEERFSAAASFCFVCSYEDWIRDGGNHCICNHLPGILNHMEEFEIIGLNAPRPFLSGSGAEDKIFPIAGVRLTCERARRIYAMHDAADRMVNIDVPLGHGWSDPLREAGYGWMSKWLLGKGDGSPVKEAQFELEDPKSPDMLCFDGNPIPAESETVVTLNRKRAEALRAAYNTPPGDNAAWEEQADALRNAIWEVFGGRPAESAPETRTAGTFDWDGRRVETLAIATEPGIEVAALLLQPATASGKAPAALYLGGNKLEVRDDVRARKLLDEGWRVLALDARGMGETMGSYPENQIVSDSVHLGRPLFAQRVWDVLQAARYLQSRADVDAARLRCIGNGPSAVLALFAAALGGGFEHVDAVKPLGSFRFFIENDQPQPLWLCVPDILKAADVAQAAALAAPAWVAIVEAVGYGNQPLGVDAASSEFAFSRKVYEVMGIAERFDVR
- the ileS gene encoding isoleucine--tRNA ligase; amino-acid sequence: MSDHAFEPVPSPFNFSEAEKDIIRFWKENRIYHKSLEARKGAPEFVFYEGPPTANGMPHPGHCLTRTIKDIFPRYKTMTGYFCERKAGWDTHGLPVEIEVCKELGIIDGGKAAIEEYGVEKFNRTCIESVFRYQREWEELTDRIGFWVDLEQAYITYHQSYVESVWWALKQLFDKGLLYQGHKVVWWWAQGGTALSAGEVGEGYRDTDDPAITVRLRLPKASRKALGIDNPNASLLIWTTTPWTLSSNCAAAVGPDIEYAAVSHTAGSGEEILILALPLVERYFGEHANVVKIFKGLNLLGLKYQPLFDYGIPATVDGSKEADKYWEVIPGDFVDLETGTGIVHIAPAFGEDDYRVCQELGIGFLCYVRPDGTFDERVTDVDPYDQTPFAGQFCKDADKGLTRFLKENGAILKHEQYRHAYPFCPRADDDPLIQYARRSWFIRTSQFRDEFLANNKRIYWQPEHIRDGRFGNFLENNVDWAISRERYWGTPLPVWVCEKTGYMEAVGSYAELMSKPGVQGVDVWEKAKAANQGLVDHLKIHKPYIDAVTYQSPKDPSARMRRVPEVIDVWFDAGCMPFAQWGYPHVPGSDKQFTERFPADFISEAIDQTRGWFNALLVISTIVHGKEKANYPHPFKSCICLGHIMGEDGLKLSKRLKNYQEPNLLFEKYSADALRWSFFAKNPPTSTGRLSERNVEEAQRELLIRWYNVYSFFVIYANLDGFDPSNAPAAFLEVMDLDPSDASGNGGDAPYLPRDERAELDQWILHELDRTTLDIREAMESYGCNPAARSIQAFVESLSNWYVRRSRDRFWASGWSADKANAYWTLYECLLKLAQLAAPFVPFFSEVTWRNLRRPLPGAPESVHLTSYPQALRAAIDLELLEQMAATREAVTLGLSARRTANIKVRQPLGLCELVLSSGELRSGLEKHIELIKSELNVKEIAFTEDPDAYVSFELKPNFKILGPRLGKKVKSVGKALAEGDTAAMCAQLQGGTLTLDLDGEPVELTSEDVEVRLTPKEGFAAAQGRQMVAVISTEITEALRQEGWVREFIRCVQDIRKDLGLAYDAHISVAVKTESRDLAGVLSAFEDKIAGEVLADTFIVNADSAVDGKQIEIDDLPATVSVIGQ
- a CDS encoding CocE/NonD family hydrolase, with product MKPIARMMAVLLTVAALAAQAPAREPEYGFVVLENVMAPMRDGVRLATDIYLPAKDGQPVEGKWPAILTRTPYNKNGNKDSGQYFAERGYAFVAQDTRGRYASEGVWHMLTDDGPDGCDTAAWLEAQAWSDGQLGMLGTSYVGGTQHAMAMANPPQLKTVIPVDAMSNLGYASMRNGGAFELRFWNWIHLNAARGSRQSRDPATRELLQQLADNRVEYLYNMPLRRGMTPLRMAEEYEDWLVGALEHGGNVDYWRQNNIRDYPETYKDIPVYLVGGWYDSWGGNTTANYRALSTHIKGPVYLIMGSWIHGAQGKSTHGQVNFGPDAAIADPLEWRLEWYDHWLKGLQSKVTRKEAPFSSAVRIFVMGTGSGAKDGQGLLDHGGYWRDEPEWPLARAVVTAFHLQPGGGLATEAPPQDGGATSFVFEPRNPVPTIGGQTSSGNDILVQGARDQRGGEHVWNWQKPVPLSARNDVLVFQTAALPEDIEVTGELEVELWISSSAPDTDFTAKLLDVYPPGSDYPDGFDLIIGDGIIRTRFRDSLKEEKLMEPGTVYPVRIALYPTSNVFKKGHRIRVDISSSNFPRFDVNPNTGEPLNQNRRVQAAVNSVEHNAAHPSRILLPVVPPVTGG